The Corvus moneduloides isolate bCorMon1 chromosome 11, bCorMon1.pri, whole genome shotgun sequence genomic sequence GTCTTTACAAAGCCAGTcctctgtgtgtgagaaaaactcttGCTCTCTACAATGTATCTCACACAGAGAAAGAATTATACAGAGATTACACAATTATAtagggcagggagagagagagtgatagaaaatgtgtgtgtgagagacAATAGCTCTTGCTCTTTTCCTCAAGTATATATGCACATGTACCTATAGACAGCAAGAGAGAATAATGTGTGTGAACAGCTCTCACTCACCGTGTCTGTGTCTCCAGGCATATAGGGATGTACATAGTGAGAGAGAGTAGTGTGCATGTATTTGTGTGCACACAGAGAGGTCAGGAGAGAAGAGCATGAGAGCTTATCCCCATATCAATATATATTGCATACATTATGCATatatgtctctgtgtgtgtgcatagtGAGGATGTTTGAACAGCACACTCACTCGCTCATCCCCCGTTTCTATATATGCcaatatgtgtgtatatatagcAAGAGAGAACTGCCTCTGAACCTGTCACACTCTCGCTGTtgatatgtatgtatgtatgtatgtatgtatgtgtgtgtgtatgtatgtatgtgtgtgaaCAAGGCTCCTGTCTGTGTCCATGTAAGTGTGGATGTTCATGTGGGGACAGAATGTTTGTGTGTTGGGGctcttttttcccattctctgtgtttctctctctctcacacacaagCAGCCTCCCCCATACACTCTATTCACATACCTCCATACATTTCCACGTGTGTGTtccattccctgccctgtcTTTGgatgggagggagaggagccctCACGGACAGCCCTGGCTCTCTGTGGCGGGGGATTGGTGCCagatccctctgctgctcccagccacacAGCCAGGGTGAAATCAGTGCACtcactgcccagccctgctcacacatccacccacccacccacacaTATTGTTCTTAAATTTtcatatttgtaaatatttgtaaaatatataGCTAGGTCTTTATGTGTATGCATGCACTTACATTTAATGTAAATTTACATGTAGTTATTACATTAAATAACAACTATTAGATATCACACATCTGTAACAGACACGTAGCATACATACCAACCCCAATCTACAGACGGCTTAGCTGCAAGCTTCCATCGGGCTACAGCCTTACATTTACACGGGAACAGGTGTGTGTTTGCATGTTACACACACGTACACACCATACTCCCCCCCCGCCCGGTGACAGCCGTGCAGGCGGTGGGTGCCGTGTCCCAGGGGTGGGTATTCGATGCTCCCGAAGCTCCGAGAGGCTCCCGATGGGGGATCCCGCGGCcgctcccctgctgctgggactgcGTCCCCTCTTCGTGCCCGAGCGCCTCGCAGCCCCCAGAGGCTGGGCACAACTCATCACAGGGGTGCCTGAGCACGGCTGGGGGGGCAGAACCCCGCTGTTCTGGGGGGGCTGTCTCCTCGGGGTGGGGGAGCTGAGGGCAGGACAGGCCACCGCGCTGCGAGGTGGGGACACACACGGGGCTGGGCAGgatcctgctgcccagggaccCCGAACACGGCGGGCAGTCGGGGCTCGTCCCCTCCGGCGGCGGGGGCTGGGGCGAGGGAAATGGCGGAGAGAGTCgggggatggggagagggggaggaggaggaggaaggggaggcgGCGGGGCTGTGCGGGCTCGGCGTGCGTGGGCAGGGGGCGGGGTGCGACAGTGTGTGTGGGTGTGACCGTGTGTGTGTTCATGTATGTGCGTGTGTATGTAGGCGTGTGTGcactggtgtgtgtgtgcatgtgcaggGGGGTGCGCACACCCGGGCACACCCCCTGCCTGTGCCCCGCGTCCCAGCACACGCGTGTGCCGGCTGCGGGGGCGCCCCGCGCACTCACACCCCCGGCCCACCCTCGGCGGGGGCACACGGATCCCACTCCCAGGGGGAGAGGGGCCCCTCCTGGCCCGGCCCCAGGGCTCGGCCAGGGAGGCGTCGTGCACTCACTTCCCCCCTCCCCCGAAGCCGCGTTCCCCCGGTGGGATTTAGGGGGATGGGGTGAAGTGGGGGCGTTCAGAGCACCGCTGCTGCCGCCCCCCCCAGCCCACACAGAGCTGCGCCCGCAGCGGGGCTCGATCCCCCCGCCCCGCTACCACGGCACGCAGAGGCTGCGGGGGTAACCACGCTTCCCACATTCCCCCCACACCCACGGCACTGAGCCAGGTCGGGAGGCTTCCcggcccctccccagccctaccccggccccgccgcgcttTCCGCAACCTCCGCTGCGGGGCGATGGccgccgggggggggggggggggggtcacaccAGACACACAGGGCTCCCCCGGGGGCCTCCTCCCGTTGGCCACGGAGGTGAGAGTCGATGGGGGGACGGCCCCAGTCGCCGGGGCGGGGACCCCCGGCCTCGGCGCGGCGTCTCCGCGCTGCTGCCGGCGGCCGCGGGAGGGCGTCGCCTGTGTTAGTTGCCTCCGGAGAACCCAGGgccagcgccgccgcccccgccgcccgccccccgccgcctccccctGCCCGCGGCGGCCCCTCTTGGGCGGCGGGCGACGGCGACGGCGAcgggcgggggggccgcggTGAGGCCCCAGTCGTCGCCGCGCCGGGCGCCCCCCTCCTCGCTGCCGCCGCTGCGCCGGCCGCGCCCCCAAAATCTGGGCGGGGGTCGTCGGGCGGCGCgcggcggggggcgcgggggcggcggcgggcccGGGCCGGGGGGCGCGGAGCAGgcgcggcggcgcgggggggcccggcggcggcgcgggaGCCTCGCGAAGGAGCCCCAAGAAGCACAAGTTGGGGCTGGCGGAGGACCAGGCTGTTGTTGTTCTCAACGTGGTCCGCCCCGCGCCCATATAaagggcggcggcggcgcccgcCCCGGCAGAACGCGGACTGAGGGGAGCAGACGCAGCGCGCTCGCCGGGCCCCGCCacgccgccgctgcccccgcccgcccccgctTCGGCCTGCGGCCCGCGACTGCCCGCACCATGTCGGTTGAGGTAGAAGAAGCCGATCTGCCCCTGACCGAGGCAGAGGAGGCGCCGCTCTCCCCGGAGAAGAAAGCAGCTGCTAAGAAGGCGAAAGGAGGCGGCGGCGCCTCGCTGTCGCCATCgaagaaaaggaagaacaacAAGAAGAAGAACCAGCCGGGCAAATACAGTCAGTTAGTGGTGGAGACGATCCGCAAGCTGGGCGAGCGCAATGGCTCGTCGCTGGCCAAGATATACAACGAGGCTAAGAAGGTGGCCTGGTTCGACCAGCAGAACGGCAGGACTTACCTGAAGTACTCCATCAAGGCACTGGTACAGAACGACACGCTGCTCCAGGTCAAGGGCACCGGCGCCAACGGCTCCTTCAAGCTCAACAGGAAGAAGCTGGAAGGCGGCGGCGAGGGGGGCACGGGCAGCAGCGCCCACAAGTCCCACAAGAAGGCGACGGCCTCCTCGACCCGGCGGGCGGAGAAGCCGGCGGCCAAGAGCAAGAAACCCGAGAAGAAATCGCACAAGAAGGGAGCCAGCGGTGCGCCGGCGAAGAAGGACAAGGGCAAAGCCAAGAAGGCCACCAAGAAGGGAGCCGCGTCCCCCGGGGGCAAGAAAGTGAAGAAGTCGGCAAAGCCCAAGGCGCTCAAGAGCCGGAAGGCATGAGATCGGGGCGCTGGGAgcctcccgccgccccccgcaCTGTGAGCCCCGCGGCACAGACTGCTCTGAGGACGGACCCCAGGGGACCCGCTTTGTCTTTGTGTTGCTGACTCGCCTCCACAGCCGCCGCCGTGCGCGGTgagcggggctgcggctgccccagccccccttcccctgctctgtcgccttatttttttccaccccctttccccccccccatcccactCCGCGGCTTTTCCCCGATCGCGCCCTTTTGTTTTCGGCCGTGCCCCTCCCCGCCTGTAGACGGTTCCCGGCCCCCACCCCCTCCCGCGTCCCCCCGGTTCTTCGCAGGGATTTTTCCCGCCCGGTTTCCATAGCAGCCATTTTGCGGCGGGGCCCCCCCCGCGCCACGTgggccggccccgctcccgccgcccgcgcgcgccccgcccggccccgcccctcccgccgcgCGCCCCGTGCCTGCCCGCGGCCGCACCGAAGGGCCacggcgccccctggcggcccgcggccccgccgccatgGCAACGGCCCGGCGCGCGGGAATGGCCGCCCCCTGGCGGCCGCCGGCCGCACCTGCAATGgcctttaatgtttttttatgGGTCTGGGGGTGGGTGGGTTGGGGAGGGTTTGGGTTAGTGGGGTctttttttgggtttatttttttttttccttttcatttatcGTCGTTTCAAATAAATTGGTATAAAATGCCGCTCCCgtgtgctccctgcagctgtcGGGGAACGGGCGGGGATGGGGCTGGtcccagcagggcagtgggGCTTCCGCGCTGGCCGGGATCGTCGGGGTGATGATGCCCAGAGCCCACATCCTCCTCCGAGTGGAgaacaggagcagaggaaggagggtCCCTCGCCATGGAGGCAAGGGAGGAGCGCGATCCTTGCGCAGCTGCGCTCGGCTGAGCTCCTTGAGCAGTGGGGGAGGGCCCCGGCGGACACGGCAGCACAGACCCCTGCCCCAGTCGGCATCGACTCCACCACaggggcagctcccagggcGCACCCCCGCCGCCCCTCCGGCCCGGAGCATCCCTCATCACCCGAGCCGAGTTCCTGCAGGCGGGAGCGGCAGCGGGGGGAGCCGCGGAGCCCCCCCGGCTCTGTCTATTTATAGCGCACCCGGCGAGGTTGCGTAAATCCCGACGGGGATCTGGGCCATCTTGTTCTGCCTGCTGCGGGAGGGAGCACGGGACGAGGGATGAGCTCCGGCTCATCGCCCTCCGTGCCCCGGGGACCcggggctgcaggagagagaggggacaAGATCCGGCCCCCGGCTCCCTGCAGCGGGGACGGGAAGCGGGGCAcggagggcaggaggaggtggaggtgcGCGGTACCTCCCAGGCCGGCTCTGGGTAAGGCCGTGGCAGCGCTGCCATCACCCCAACTCTCAGCCCCACACCAAGGCCCTGCCCCACTGCTTCTGCAAGCCAGAGAGAGTTTCAGGCAGGAGCATCGcctgagagctgctccagccctggcgagctgctgtgctggagcatcAACATGCTCTCCCGTGCCTCGGGAACACAGCATGGATCAGGCCCATATGCAACATCCCCAggaggaggtgacagggacagcagccagtgATGCCTAGGGACTGCCACACCAGGCCATGGCAGGGCCTTTCAGCACTCCTGGGAAAGGATCAGCCCCTTCAGGCTCAGGCCCAGGCCTCGGGCAGCTGCTTGATTCCCTTTGTCCCTTGGAGAACAGTTAGGGAGAAGGGAAGCAAGTTTTACTCCCTGAAGAAAGGTCCTTCTGCTACACCTGTAACCTCTCCAGGTAGATCAGCAGGCATATTCTCTGTGGGCAGGtaagagcagagggaaggcagtgaccccccagctgcccagcacagggaaggcagcagggtgACACACTGTGCCAATCCAGCTGGAGCTGTCTTACCTCACAGGCTTAGCCTGCCAGGAGCCGTGATGCTGGAGCACCCCTGAGTGAGCTCCCATGGGTGCTGCCAACCGTGAGGGCCAGGCTCTGGAGAGAAACCCAAGCCCTGGGGACTTCCAAGAGCCAGTGACTCATCTCATCAAACTGCCAGCGCTGAGGGACACAGCTGGCAGAGGCTCTGCTGCACGTGGTGAGATgcacagcagcctcctgcagcaggcacCTTTCAGCTCTCAGTCTGTGCTCATCTCACCCTCAGGTACCCAAGAGGAGGCAAGGGAAGAatcctgcagcctcccagccctCTCCCCTTAAGGGAAGCACAGACCAAGACACACCTTTCCAGGCTCACTTGAGCTCTGGGGAAGGCTCTACTCAGCCAAGTCCTTCACATTTTatgagctcagctgctctggtgcTATGAAGCATTCCGAAGAGCCAGGACCAGTAACACCCCTCCAGAAAGCGACACgacccatccctggagctgcaggcttGACAGTGACCACATTTATTCCAGCTTTATAATAAAGACCAAGACTTTCAAATCTCCTGGTCACAACAATGTTCAGCTGTGAAGTTCATGAGGTGATAAAGGCCAAGCACTTCAGCAATGCTTGCTGTGACAGACAGGATTTCCTTCGGTCTGGCTTGCAAcatcccagctttcccagctggTCCGTCACATGCCAGCAGAGGAAGTTCAGAACCCAGCTGGAGCTCAGTGTTGAGGGCACTACATGTGCCACCAGCACCCAGTCATAGCACCCTCAGCACTCCACCAGCCTCAGCAGAGCCACACAACATCCAGGGTGACTGCAGAGCCCCTGGGCAGTGGCCCCCCCCCACCAGTGCTTgttgctgccctgtgctggcagcacagtTGGCAGGGCAGCAGGTGACACTGCCCTACAGGGaccagcccagcacccccagcccggACCCACACtacagccctgcacagaccgACCACACCCAACCCTAACACCACTGGGAGTCATCCAAGCTTC encodes the following:
- the LOC116449351 gene encoding histone H1x → MSVEVEEADLPLTEAEEAPLSPEKKAAAKKAKGGGGASLSPSKKRKNNKKKNQPGKYSQLVVETIRKLGERNGSSLAKIYNEAKKVAWFDQQNGRTYLKYSIKALVQNDTLLQVKGTGANGSFKLNRKKLEGGGEGGTGSSAHKSHKKATASSTRRAEKPAAKSKKPEKKSHKKGASGAPAKKDKGKAKKATKKGAASPGGKKVKKSAKPKALKSRKA